A stretch of Pseudophryne corroboree isolate aPseCor3 chromosome 9, aPseCor3.hap2, whole genome shotgun sequence DNA encodes these proteins:
- the LOC134958816 gene encoding Y-box-binding protein 1-like yields the protein MWFSVSHGYGFIKRVDTKQRVYVHYTGIQKTNPKECFRSLRSNDMVEFELANGKKGIKAINVTGPSGVPVKGNKYATDRDQHWCYPRYGGPPHNFQRNDQYCKGGERMRVVESATDRRNAVPPQPEERGVGENPMSYLYPERYGPANEYSTISGDKKSMVVHRNQLKKYSSSHREAVESQLTEAERSSTPESPCNSDPTAEMLNVFRPV from the coding sequence ATGTGGTTCAGTGTATCACATGGCTATGGTTTTATAAAGCGAGTGGACACTAAACAAAGAGTATACGTGCACTATACTGGCATTCAGAAGACCAACCCGAAAGAGTGCTTCCGGAGCCTGAGAAGCAACGACATGGTCGAGTTTGAATTGGCGAATGGGAAGAAAGGCATCAAAGCCATTAACGTGACTGGTCCCAGTGGTGTTCCAGTAAAAGGTAACAAGTATGCGACAGATCGCGATCAACATTGGTGCTATCCACGTTATGGAGGTCCTCCACACAACTTTCAGAGAAACGACCAAtactgcaaaggtggagagaggatGAGAGTAGTCGAAAGTGCCACTGATAGAAGGAACGCTGTCCCTCCACAGCCTGAAGAGAGAGGTGTGGGCGAAAATCCCATGTCATATCTGTACCCAGAGAGGTATGGCCCTGCTAACGAGTATAGTACCATAAGTGGTGACAAAAAGTCAATGGTTGTTCATCGTAACCAGCTAAAGAAATACTCGTCTAGTCATCGAGAGGCGGTGGAATCACAGCTCACAGAGGCGGAGAGGTCGAGTACACCTGAGTCCCCGTGCAATAGCGATCCTACTGCTGAAATGTTGAATGTGTTTCGGCCAGTGTAG